The Triticum aestivum cultivar Chinese Spring chromosome 7B, IWGSC CS RefSeq v2.1, whole genome shotgun sequence genome window below encodes:
- the LOC123158606 gene encoding uncharacterized protein, with the protein MDLHARLLRRGCVPGFPRIRRKAPFPGLTGRRRGRQVRGRTPPSSGCAALRPSPRLKLPASSSRSPMGICRPPGPAPPQSRKEISPCGRFLSSGEAQEKEEAKGRSSTLISCQ; encoded by the exons ATGGACCTCCATGCCCGCCTGCTGCGCCGCGGCTGTGTCCCCGGCTTTCCCAGGATCCGCCGCAAGGCGCCGTTCCCTGGGCTCACCGGCCGACGCCGTGGAAGGCAGGTACGTGGGAGGACTCCACCCTCCTCAGGCTGCGCCGCCCTACGTCCCTCACCTCGATTGAAGCTGCCCGCTTCCTCCAGCCGCTCGCCGATGGGGATCTGCCGGCCGCCCGGCCCCGCGCCGCCACAGTCCAGGAAGGAGATATCGCCGTGCGGGCGCTTCTTGAGCTCGGGAGAGGCACAG GAGAAGGAAGAGGCAAAAGGGAGATCATCTACATTAATATCCTGTCAATAA